In Trichocoleus desertorum NBK24, the following are encoded in one genomic region:
- a CDS encoding MBL fold metallo-hydrolase → MYLTWLDSNSWLIEIGSKRILLDPWLVGPLMFGNINWLFKGTRPQERPIPDRIDLILLSQGLEDHTHPPTLKQLDRSIPVIASPNAAKVVRELGYHQVTTLAHGESFNLDNQVSIQALPGSPIGPFLTENAYFLKELTSELTLYYEPHGYHAPILMEMAPVDVVITPVIDMKVPVLGPIIQGKNSALELAEAVKPQVMLPTAAGGDVTFEGVLMAVIQTMGSADTLRTQLSAKNLPTQLLEPKPGDRLELKLQPRAIAKS, encoded by the coding sequence ATGTATCTGACCTGGCTAGATAGCAACTCTTGGCTGATAGAGATCGGTAGCAAACGTATTCTGCTCGATCCTTGGTTGGTGGGGCCGTTAATGTTTGGCAATATCAACTGGCTGTTTAAAGGCACCCGTCCTCAAGAGCGTCCCATCCCCGATCGCATCGACCTGATTTTGCTATCCCAAGGGTTAGAAGACCACACCCATCCGCCTACACTAAAACAACTCGATCGCAGCATTCCAGTTATCGCTTCTCCCAACGCTGCCAAGGTTGTACGCGAGCTAGGCTACCACCAAGTAACGACGCTGGCACATGGAGAAAGCTTTAATCTAGACAATCAGGTCAGTATCCAAGCGCTGCCCGGATCACCGATTGGCCCTTTTCTGACTGAGAATGCCTATTTCCTCAAGGAACTTACTTCTGAACTCACTCTTTATTACGAGCCTCACGGCTACCACGCCCCCATCCTGATGGAAATGGCACCTGTGGATGTGGTGATTACCCCAGTCATTGACATGAAAGTGCCTGTGTTGGGGCCAATTATTCAAGGGAAAAACAGCGCTTTAGAGTTAGCAGAAGCGGTGAAACCTCAAGTGATGCTACCCACCGCAGCCGGGGGCGATGTCACCTTTGAAGGCGTGCTGATGGCAGTGATCCAAACGATGGGTAGCGCGGATACACTACGGACTCAACTGAGTGCGAAGAACCTGCCAACCCAACTCTTAGAACCAAAACCCGGCGATCGCCTAGAGCTAAAACTCCAACCCAGGGCGATCGCCAAATCGTAA
- a CDS encoding pentapeptide repeat-containing protein produces the protein MANPEHLALLKMGAVRWLEWRTQNEAVEPDLSEADLSGINLRGADLRGVNLKRVDLSYTKLIAANLSHAILNNANLQAADLVEVYLCNAELVDASLMQADLRDANLSQANLIGTDLRSVNFKRADLSHANLIGTDLREANLRDADLSEARLSRANLSEANLMGANLSQADLSNATLYNAELITAHLYQTNLTKANLIQAYLGRVYASRANLSEADLSRANCTWANLSKANLQGANLSYTNLRGTNLSGANLQGANLLGAELGWVNLHKANLQGATLSDGSTHR, from the coding sequence ATGGCAAATCCAGAACATTTGGCCCTGTTGAAAATGGGTGCTGTGCGATGGCTGGAGTGGAGAACCCAGAATGAAGCTGTAGAACCAGATTTGAGCGAAGCAGATCTGAGCGGCATTAACCTCCGAGGCGCAGATTTGCGAGGAGTCAATCTGAAGCGGGTAGACCTGAGTTACACCAAATTGATTGCTGCCAACCTCAGCCATGCCATTCTGAACAATGCCAACCTCCAAGCTGCTGACCTAGTTGAAGTTTACCTGTGCAACGCTGAATTGGTTGATGCTAGCCTAATGCAGGCAGATTTGCGCGATGCCAATCTCAGCCAAGCCAACTTGATCGGCACGGATTTGCGGAGTGTTAACTTCAAGCGAGCTGATTTGAGTCACGCCAACTTGATTGGCACGGATTTGCGAGAAGCCAACCTCCGAGATGCAGACCTGAGTGAAGCGCGTTTGAGCCGAGCCAACTTGAGCGAAGCCAACTTGATGGGGGCTAACCTGAGCCAAGCAGATCTCAGCAACGCTACTCTCTACAACGCTGAACTGATTACCGCCCATCTTTATCAAACCAACCTCACCAAGGCCAACTTAATCCAGGCGTATCTGGGCCGAGTGTATGCGTCTAGAGCCAACTTGAGCGAAGCGGATTTATCTAGAGCCAACTGCACTTGGGCCAATCTCAGCAAAGCCAATCTCCAGGGAGCCAATCTCAGTTATACGAACCTGCGAGGCACCAACTTGAGTGGAGCCAATCTGCAAGGAGCCAATTTGCTAGGAGCCGAATTGGGCTGGGTTAACCTACACAAAGCTAATCTGCAAGGAGCCACTCTTTCTGATGGTTCTACTCACCGTTAG